The window CTTCACGGCAACGAGCATGTCCGCCTCGTCCGTTTGCCTTGAGTGCCAATACATTAACCGCAGTCGGCTCGACCCACGGATGCGTCCCTTCGACCCACGGCCAGCCGTCCAACCGGGTGTTGTGCCCCAGGTCGCGGTTCTTCTCGCTGGTGCGTCCGTGCGTTGCCAGGATCGATTCGACCGCGCGCTCGATCTGACCGTCGTATCTCGGCTCTCCGCACGCTCGCTGGACCGCCGCCCATGCCAGCACTGCCCAACCGGTCGCCCAGCCGGGCGTGGGTTGCATGGCTGTGACGGCTACGGCGCCACCGGCATTTTCGAGCAGCGCGAGCCGCCGACAGGCGCTTTCCGCAGCATCCGGCCGGCCGTGCGCAAGCAACGCCAGCGCGGCAATGGCGGCCGGTTCGGCAGCAACGGTTCCGCCCGGCTGGTAGGCCCAACCTTTCTCGTCGGACAGGTCGTCGAGCAGCGGATCGAGCCAGTGGATCATGCGGTCGGCGTTCGAGAATGGCGGGCGTGAGCTTGTCGCGGCGCGGAACGAGCGCCGGTTGCTCGATCGGGCCCATGAAAACTCTACGTCGTCCCTGTGCCAAACGAGTGGTGTGGGTCCGGTGTCGGGTTTGCGGATCATGCGGCTTGTAATGAACTCGCCGAGAACGAGACGTTTTGCCGAGAGGAAAAGCGGTGGCTGGGGCAGAGCTTGGCCAGAGAGCGGCTGTCGCCCTCAACAGCGTGACGGCCAAGCGATGCCCCGGTGCGTCCAACCGGGGCATCGCCTGGCCGCCGAGATGAACGGAGTGCCAGCCTCCACGAGGCCAGGCTCTGCGCCAGCCACCGCCAACGTCTCATTCTTGGCCGCGTGAAGCATGCTTGCTTGATCTCGGGGCCGCGTTCGGTTCTGCTGACGGCTGCACTACGAGGTATATTCGTCAAAGTCACCGCTCTTGGTCTCAGGAGGTCCGTCATGCGCCGCGTCGTTCTTGTCGCTCTCGCTGTTTCACTTCCCATGGTTGCCGCCTGCGATCAACAGCCGCCGGCTGCCGCGCCGCCCCCGGTTGCCGCGGCGCCGAGCGCTCAGGCCACCGCGCCGGCCCCGCCGACGGCGGCCCAACCCGCGGCTCAAGAAACGCCGCGCGACGCCAAGGCCGTGCTGCGGCAACTTTCCGATTTTTACAAAGAGCGCAAAGCGTTCCAGGTCGACTATTCCCAAAAGGTCGTGATGGACTTCAACGGCATGAAAAACAACTTTGAGCTGCAGGCCAAGATCGACGTCGAGCGGCCCAATCGGTTTGCTTTGCGAAACAAGAACAAGCAGCTCGGCGTCGATGTCGTGTGCGACGGCCGACAGCTTGCGATGAGCATGACGCCGCTCAAGCGGTACACGCAGTCGGCCGCGCCGGCGTCTCTCGACGAACTGCTGGCCAACCCCATACTGCTGGCGGGCGCCGACGGTCGCGGGCCCCTGTTCGAAGTCTTTTCAGAGCATCCCTATGAGAAGCTGATGGAAGGGGTGACGGACGACGAATACGTGGGCCTGGAAAAAATCGGCGAGGTGGAAGCCCATCATCTCAAGTTCTCGCAAGAACAATTCGACTGGGAAATCTGGGTGGCGGCCCAAGACCAGCCCCGATTGTTGCGGGCCTCGTTCGACCTCGCCAAGCAGATGGCCGCGGCCGGGTTCGGCAACGAGCAGTTGAAGAACGCCAAGATGACTTCCGTCCAGGAGTACCAGCACTGGCAGTTCGACGCGCCGCCGGCCAAAGACGCCTTCGCCTTCGAGCCGCCGGCCGGCGCCAAGAAGGTCGACAGTTTCTTCGCCGGCGGAGCGGCTACGGAGCCCGAGCGCTCGCCCTTGGTGGGCAAGCCCGCCCCCGAGGTCGAGCAGGACCTCGTCGACGGCGGCCACTTCAGCTTGAAAGAACAGAAAGACAAGAAGGTCGTGGTCCTCGATTTCTGGGCGACGTGGTGCGGGCCGTGCGTGCAGGAGATGCCGCTGGTGGCCAAGGTGGCCGACGAGTATCGCGACAAGGGCGTCGCGCTTTACTGCGTCAACCTGCGCGAAGACGCCGACACCATCCGCGATTTTCTAGGCCAGAAAAAGCTGACCGTCACCGTCAGCCTCGATCCGCAAGGCGAGACGGCCCGTGCCTTCGGAGTCGAGGGCATTCCGATGCTGGTGCTGATTGACAAAGCGGGAGTCGTGCAGAGCGTTCATGTGGGCTATAGTCCGGACCTTGCCGAGAAGCTCAAAGAAGAGCTGGATGCCATTCTCGCCGGCAAGGATCTGGCTGCCGAGGGCGAGCACGCATCGGAGGAAGACGGCGCCGATGTGCCCGCCGCGGGTCCGAAGTGATATACCGCGCAGCGCGCTGCGCGTCTGAAATCGGGTCTAAAACGGACCGCGCTGCGCCCTCGTAATCGGGGTCGGCCGGTTCGCGCA of the Pirellulales bacterium genome contains:
- a CDS encoding DUF2092 domain-containing protein yields the protein MRRVVLVALAVSLPMVAACDQQPPAAAPPPVAAAPSAQATAPAPPTAAQPAAQETPRDAKAVLRQLSDFYKERKAFQVDYSQKVVMDFNGMKNNFELQAKIDVERPNRFALRNKNKQLGVDVVCDGRQLAMSMTPLKRYTQSAAPASLDELLANPILLAGADGRGPLFEVFSEHPYEKLMEGVTDDEYVGLEKIGEVEAHHLKFSQEQFDWEIWVAAQDQPRLLRASFDLAKQMAAAGFGNEQLKNAKMTSVQEYQHWQFDAPPAKDAFAFEPPAGAKKVDSFFAGGAATEPERSPLVGKPAPEVEQDLVDGGHFSLKEQKDKKVVVLDFWATWCGPCVQEMPLVAKVADEYRDKGVALYCVNLREDADTIRDFLGQKKLTVTVSLDPQGETARAFGVEGIPMLVLIDKAGVVQSVHVGYSPDLAEKLKEELDAILAGKDLAAEGEHASEEDGADVPAAGPK